In Isoptericola jiangsuensis, the following proteins share a genomic window:
- a CDS encoding histidine kinase: MRGGSGLLAAVLAAAWLLVYLVTQVLVAPPLDVAATLAAGLVVSTVVVLGYPSALRGPRAPAGRTARVPRRRSDPRGMRDGLTIAAAGRSVPLRNGLTPDAARRTAQLLKPLLGGDAVAITDTEQVLAFVGPGADHHPVGGALQTRVARVALGKGRTVVVHARDGIGCPEPDCPLRTAVVAPLAVGERVVGTLKVYRTHDEPPPRVLVDDMASMLSLHLELAEMDRERHLAADARLDALRAQINPHFLFNILNTIASKSRTDPDEARQLLLRLSDFFRYAVRQDGHFAEFSQEYFFVRTYVSLEQARFGDRLKVRYDIDPQVLTTRVPVLVIQPLVENAVKHGVADSVTGGTVHLRARVDPLTRTTSIRVSDDGVGMAPDVLDRLLAGTRSPAPGPGAQHSGVGLGNISQRLDALFGDRYTFDVASTPGGGTTVDLRIPLR, encoded by the coding sequence GTGCGCGGCGGTAGCGGGCTGCTGGCGGCCGTCCTGGCCGCGGCCTGGCTCCTGGTGTACCTCGTCACCCAGGTGCTGGTCGCGCCGCCGCTGGACGTCGCCGCGACCCTCGCGGCGGGCCTGGTGGTGAGCACCGTCGTCGTGCTCGGCTACCCGTCGGCGCTGCGCGGCCCCCGGGCCCCCGCCGGGCGGACCGCCCGCGTCCCGCGCCGGCGCAGCGACCCCCGCGGCATGCGCGACGGCCTGACGATCGCCGCGGCCGGAAGGTCCGTGCCGCTGCGGAACGGCCTCACCCCGGACGCGGCGCGCCGCACCGCCCAGCTCCTCAAGCCCCTGCTCGGCGGGGACGCCGTCGCCATCACCGACACCGAGCAGGTGCTCGCGTTCGTCGGCCCCGGGGCCGACCACCACCCCGTCGGCGGGGCGCTGCAGACCCGCGTCGCCCGGGTGGCGCTCGGCAAGGGCCGCACCGTCGTGGTGCACGCCCGCGACGGCATCGGCTGCCCCGAGCCGGACTGCCCGCTGCGCACGGCCGTCGTCGCACCGCTGGCCGTGGGCGAACGCGTCGTGGGGACGCTCAAGGTGTACCGCACCCACGACGAGCCCCCGCCGCGCGTCCTCGTCGACGACATGGCGTCCATGCTGTCCCTGCACCTGGAGCTCGCCGAGATGGACCGTGAGCGCCACCTCGCGGCCGACGCGAGACTGGACGCGCTGCGGGCGCAGATCAACCCGCACTTCCTGTTCAACATCCTCAACACGATCGCGTCGAAGTCCCGCACGGACCCCGACGAGGCCCGCCAGCTCCTGCTGCGCCTTTCCGACTTCTTCCGGTACGCGGTGCGCCAGGACGGCCACTTCGCGGAGTTCAGCCAGGAGTACTTCTTCGTGCGGACCTACGTGTCGCTGGAGCAGGCGCGGTTCGGGGACCGCCTCAAGGTGCGCTACGACATCGACCCGCAGGTGCTGACCACGCGGGTGCCGGTGCTCGTGATCCAGCCGCTGGTGGAGAACGCGGTCAAGCACGGCGTCGCGGACTCGGTGACGGGCGGCACCGTGCACCTGCGGGCGCGCGTCGACCCGCTGACCCGGACGACGTCGATCCGGGTGTCGGACGACGGGGTGGGCATGGCGCCCGACGTGCTCGACCGCCTGCTCGCGGGCACCCGCTCCCCCGCGCCGGGTCCGGGCGCCCAGCACTCCGGCGTGGGCCTCGGGAACATCTCGCAGCGGCTCGACGCGCTGTTCGGCGACCGGTACACGTTCGACGTCGCCTCCACCCCCGGCGGCGGCACGACCGTGGACCTGCGGATCCCGCTAAGGTGA
- a CDS encoding cation acetate symporter encodes MTGAGAASLVVALAAVVTVAVVMRPRGASTVDFYLAGRRVGVVTNGWAICGDYFSAASFLGVAAAVYATGLDGAWYAVGFAAGFVPVLLFVAAPLRRFGEFSIPDFLGRRLGSERVRLVAVGVVQLVILTYLLPQTVGSGITWELLVGDGVLGMSAYATGVVASTAVVATLVAFGGMRGTTWTQAVQFLLLLGALVWLAATVVGAGFHYGDAVDHISTVPLETPAADGSLAPERSALHPDRPAVFGEPGATYGGLGQLALIVTLAMGTAGLPHVMNRYFTAPTGAAARTTTVWVLCLAGLFYSLAVMVGTAARDLIPGAVADNPWLADLTVDGVLLVPEHALPVLGRIFGGDAGLGVVAAGALVAVMSTVAGLLLAAATSWGHDVYERHVNPRATQRQAVLAGRVTTLVTACAAAGLGLVMRPDTMAGATPSIVATMVTWAFAVAGSALTPVFILSIWWQRTTAAGAVWGMATGTVAAVGMFTAGAVSSGGLLHDVLVTPTLVAAPLAATVTVLVSLRTTPPPDVERSWLIMHGTAADRRAERLARLVVAEGRRRKEVRRARR; translated from the coding sequence GTGACCGGCGCGGGGGCGGCGAGCCTCGTCGTCGCGCTGGCGGCCGTCGTCACGGTGGCGGTGGTGATGCGTCCGCGCGGCGCCTCAACGGTCGACTTCTACCTGGCGGGCCGCCGGGTGGGGGTGGTGACGAACGGCTGGGCGATCTGCGGCGACTACTTCTCGGCGGCGTCGTTCCTCGGGGTGGCCGCGGCGGTGTACGCGACGGGGCTGGACGGCGCCTGGTACGCGGTGGGGTTCGCGGCGGGGTTCGTCCCGGTGCTGCTGTTCGTCGCCGCTCCCCTGCGCCGCTTCGGGGAGTTCTCCATCCCGGACTTCCTGGGCCGGCGCCTCGGCTCGGAGCGGGTCCGCCTGGTCGCCGTGGGCGTCGTGCAGCTCGTCATCCTCACCTACCTGCTGCCGCAGACCGTCGGGTCGGGCATCACGTGGGAGCTGCTGGTCGGTGACGGCGTGCTCGGCATGTCGGCGTACGCGACCGGCGTGGTCGCGTCCACCGCGGTGGTGGCGACGCTCGTCGCGTTCGGGGGGATGCGCGGCACCACGTGGACGCAGGCGGTGCAGTTCCTGCTGCTGCTCGGCGCGCTGGTGTGGCTGGCCGCGACGGTGGTGGGGGCCGGCTTCCACTACGGCGACGCGGTGGACCACATCTCGACGGTGCCGCTGGAGACCCCGGCGGCGGACGGCTCCCTGGCGCCGGAGCGGAGTGCGCTCCACCCCGACCGCCCGGCGGTGTTCGGCGAGCCGGGGGCGACCTACGGCGGCCTGGGCCAGCTCGCGCTCATCGTCACGCTCGCGATGGGCACCGCTGGCCTGCCGCACGTCATGAACCGGTACTTCACGGCCCCGACGGGGGCCGCGGCGCGCACCACCACGGTGTGGGTGCTGTGCCTGGCGGGGCTGTTCTACTCCCTCGCCGTCATGGTCGGGACCGCGGCGCGCGACCTGATCCCGGGCGCGGTCGCGGACAACCCGTGGCTCGCCGACCTCACGGTGGACGGCGTGCTGCTCGTCCCGGAGCACGCGCTGCCCGTCCTCGGTCGGATCTTCGGCGGCGACGCCGGGCTGGGCGTCGTCGCCGCGGGCGCGCTGGTGGCGGTCATGTCCACGGTGGCGGGCCTGCTGCTCGCCGCCGCGACGTCGTGGGGGCACGACGTCTACGAGCGCCACGTCAACCCGCGGGCCACGCAGCGCCAGGCGGTGCTCGCGGGCCGGGTCACCACCCTCGTCACCGCGTGCGCGGCCGCGGGGCTCGGGCTGGTGATGCGGCCCGACACGATGGCGGGGGCCACGCCGTCGATCGTCGCGACGATGGTGACGTGGGCGTTCGCCGTGGCGGGGTCCGCGCTGACGCCCGTGTTCATCCTGTCCATCTGGTGGCAGCGCACCACGGCGGCGGGCGCCGTGTGGGGCATGGCGACCGGCACGGTCGCGGCCGTCGGCATGTTCACCGCCGGGGCGGTGTCCAGCGGCGGCCTGCTGCACGACGTCCTGGTGACCCCCACGCTGGTCGCCGCCCCGCTCGCCGCGACGGTGACGGTGCTCGTGTCGCTGCGGACCACGCCGCCGCCCGACGTGGAGCGGTCGTGGCTGATCATGCACGGCACGGCGGCGGACCGCCGGGCCGAGCGCCTGGCCCGGCTCGTCGTCGCCGAGGGGCGACGGCGCAAGGAGGTGCGCCGTGCGCGGCGGTAG
- a CDS encoding DUF4212 domain-containing protein, which yields MADIQPQSAPDPGAPPGGNGWREEYWKKNLRLMVVLLSIWFVVSFVCGILLIEQLNTIVVAGFPLGLWFAQQGSIYTFIILILVYTLRMDRLDDEYGVAERDDEGRRL from the coding sequence ATGGCTGACATCCAGCCGCAGAGCGCGCCGGACCCCGGGGCACCGCCCGGGGGCAACGGCTGGCGCGAGGAGTACTGGAAGAAGAACCTGCGCCTGATGGTCGTGCTGCTGTCCATCTGGTTCGTGGTGTCGTTCGTGTGCGGGATCCTGCTCATCGAGCAGCTCAACACGATCGTCGTCGCCGGCTTCCCGCTCGGCCTGTGGTTCGCCCAGCAGGGATCCATCTACACGTTCATCATCCTCATCCTCGTGTACACGCTGCGCATGGACCGGCTCGACGACGAGTACGGCGTCGCCGAGCGTGACGACGAAGGGCGGCGACTGTGA
- a CDS encoding sodium:solute symporter family protein — MSQIQGWTLLFVGLSFAVYLYIAWRSRVKETKGFYVAGQGIPAVANGAAVAADWMSAASFISMAGLIAFLGSDGSVYLMGWTGGYVLLALLLAPYLRKWGKFTVPEFVGDRYSEYVRLIAAVAAIIVSFTYVVGQMRGGGIVFSRFLNLSIEGGVAVAAVVIFLYAVLGGMKGITWTQVAQYTVMIVAYLIPAWTIAQKMTGFPVPQVTFGQILGELDALSEKFGLSAYTEAFAARPQLDVFLVTMSLMIGTAGLPHVIIRFYTTKSVRGARFSAFWALVFIGLLYTTAPAVGAFTKLNLMSSVDGVAVASLPAWVGNWAATGLVTVSDTASTISTLSNDPESGADLIVNNDILVLATPEIAGLPAPIVGLVAAGGLAAAMSTAAGLLLVISSSVSHDLYFRVVKKKASESQRLLVGRIAMGLAVVVAIYGGINPPAYVAQVVAFAFGLAASTFFPILVLGIFWKRANAVGAASGMIAGLVFTASYMIWTLDVFFTQAHEFVWGISPEGIGAIGALVNVLVTVVVSKLTSPPSEHVQEMVEEIRYPARRVTAPVPDAE, encoded by the coding sequence GTGAGCCAGATCCAGGGGTGGACCCTCCTCTTCGTGGGTCTGTCGTTCGCCGTCTACCTCTACATCGCCTGGCGCAGCCGGGTGAAGGAGACCAAGGGCTTCTACGTCGCCGGGCAGGGCATCCCCGCCGTCGCGAACGGCGCCGCCGTCGCCGCCGACTGGATGTCCGCCGCCTCCTTCATCTCCATGGCGGGCCTCATCGCCTTCCTCGGCTCCGACGGGTCCGTCTACCTCATGGGCTGGACGGGCGGCTACGTCCTGCTCGCCCTGCTGCTCGCCCCCTACCTGCGCAAGTGGGGCAAGTTCACCGTGCCGGAGTTCGTGGGCGACCGGTACTCGGAGTACGTGCGGCTCATCGCCGCCGTGGCCGCCATCATCGTGTCGTTCACCTACGTGGTCGGCCAGATGCGCGGCGGCGGCATCGTGTTCAGCCGATTCCTCAACCTGTCCATCGAGGGCGGCGTCGCCGTCGCCGCGGTCGTCATCTTCCTGTACGCCGTGCTCGGCGGCATGAAGGGCATCACCTGGACCCAGGTCGCCCAGTACACCGTGATGATCGTCGCCTACCTCATCCCCGCGTGGACCATCGCGCAGAAGATGACCGGGTTCCCGGTGCCGCAGGTGACGTTCGGGCAGATCCTCGGCGAGCTCGACGCGCTGAGCGAGAAGTTCGGGCTGTCGGCCTACACCGAGGCGTTCGCCGCCCGGCCCCAGCTCGACGTGTTCCTCGTGACGATGTCGCTCATGATCGGCACCGCCGGCCTGCCGCACGTCATCATCCGGTTCTACACGACCAAGTCGGTGCGCGGCGCCCGGTTCTCCGCGTTCTGGGCGCTGGTGTTCATCGGCCTGCTCTACACCACCGCCCCCGCGGTCGGCGCGTTCACCAAGCTCAACCTCATGTCGTCCGTCGACGGCGTCGCCGTCGCCTCGCTGCCCGCGTGGGTGGGCAACTGGGCGGCCACCGGGCTGGTCACCGTGTCCGACACGGCGTCCACCATCTCGACGCTGAGCAACGACCCCGAGTCCGGGGCCGACCTCATCGTCAACAACGACATCCTCGTGCTCGCCACGCCCGAGATCGCGGGCCTGCCCGCCCCCATCGTCGGCCTGGTGGCCGCCGGTGGTCTCGCCGCCGCGATGTCGACCGCCGCGGGCCTCCTGCTCGTCATCTCGTCCTCCGTCTCGCACGACCTGTACTTCCGGGTCGTCAAGAAGAAGGCGTCGGAGTCGCAGCGGCTCCTCGTCGGCCGCATCGCGATGGGCCTCGCCGTCGTCGTCGCCATCTACGGCGGCATCAACCCGCCGGCGTACGTGGCCCAGGTGGTCGCCTTCGCCTTCGGGCTGGCGGCGTCCACCTTCTTCCCGATCCTCGTGCTGGGGATCTTCTGGAAGCGGGCGAACGCCGTCGGCGCGGCCTCCGGCATGATCGCCGGCCTGGTCTTCACGGCGTCTTACATGATCTGGACGCTCGACGTGTTCTTCACGCAGGCGCACGAGTTCGTCTGGGGCATCTCGCCGGAGGGCATCGGCGCCATCGGTGCGCTGGTCAACGTCCTCGTCACCGTCGTGGTGTCGAAGCTGACCTCACCACCGTCGGAGCACGTCCAGGAGATGGTCGAGGAGATCCGGTACCCGGCCCGGCGCGTGACGGCGCCCGTCCCGGACGCCGAGTAG